A genomic window from Flavobacterium hankyongi includes:
- a CDS encoding TonB-dependent receptor plug domain-containing protein, translating to MRLKITIIFSLLSIYLGFSQEKANDSIAIKKIQEVVVTGQFSPQSIKKSVFNVRLISAKDIQNLAANNLSDVLSQYLNISVRPSGTTGRSTVSLFGLDAQYFKILMDGVPLVNETGLGNNIDLSQINLNDIEQIEIVEGSMGVTHGANAVSGILNIVTKKSSQYKWNISLIAQEETVKKEFSFFEKGRHIQTLKIAHTVNDNWFISLGATRNDFRGFLDTKKGKNYSENDQNRGYRWLPKEQLNGNALISYKKNNFNIFYKFEYLDETVDYYNSTVQSGYNTQLGSYRYSNDKRYLTNRYFHNLNSAGKLFSKLNYNISLSHQKQERNIEDFSYYLQTKTERNNLTTKDQSMEVLYSTGTLSNFFQNQKVDLQLGYEFVNNKGFSLIQEANNSIVAIHKVLENYDFFISSEIKATEKFSIRPGIRVSAQSKFKNQQASSLGVRYLFNKETEFRGSYGTSFRTPTFQELYSKQIFDGHFFAGNENLIPETSTSYEMSLKKTSILSSELQISNTFSGSFLNIKDRIDMALVRFNPDTGNPEYEYINVSKYRMWNVSTTNQLKKENWSFNLGSSVIGVSQKLENQIFTSNEKYLYAFNLNSSVSYTLPKLTTTFSIYYKFNGKTQQFVEGTSEYIISTIDSSHWLDFSIRKTFFKNKLETTIGARNLLNVTNVNQTKTNEGAGHSAASQIMLAYGRSYFLKITYNLNF from the coding sequence ATGAGATTAAAAATTACTATCATTTTTTCTTTATTGTCTATTTACTTGGGATTTTCGCAGGAAAAAGCTAATGATTCTATTGCAATAAAAAAAATACAGGAAGTTGTTGTTACTGGACAATTCTCACCACAGTCAATTAAAAAGTCAGTGTTTAATGTTCGATTGATTTCAGCCAAAGACATACAAAACTTAGCAGCTAATAATTTATCTGATGTGTTGAGTCAGTATTTAAATATCTCCGTTAGACCAAGTGGCACTACTGGTCGTTCTACCGTTTCATTATTTGGATTGGATGCACAATATTTTAAGATTTTGATGGATGGTGTGCCATTAGTCAATGAAACAGGTTTAGGAAATAATATAGATTTATCTCAGATTAATTTGAACGATATAGAACAAATTGAAATTGTTGAAGGTTCGATGGGGGTAACACATGGAGCTAACGCAGTAAGTGGAATTTTGAACATAGTAACTAAAAAATCTTCACAATACAAATGGAATATTTCTTTAATAGCACAAGAAGAAACCGTAAAGAAAGAATTTTCGTTTTTTGAAAAAGGAAGACACATTCAAACTTTAAAAATAGCACATACAGTCAATGATAATTGGTTTATAAGTTTGGGGGCAACCAGAAATGATTTTCGTGGTTTTTTAGATACAAAAAAAGGGAAAAACTATTCTGAAAATGATCAAAATAGAGGTTATAGATGGCTTCCAAAAGAACAACTTAACGGAAATGCTTTAATTTCATATAAAAAAAACAACTTCAATATTTTCTACAAGTTTGAATATTTAGACGAAACTGTTGATTACTATAACAGCACGGTTCAATCGGGATATAATACGCAATTAGGCTCATATAGATATTCAAACGATAAGCGTTATTTGACAAATAGATATTTTCATAATTTGAATTCGGCAGGGAAATTATTCTCCAAATTGAACTATAATATTTCTCTTTCTCATCAAAAACAAGAACGAAATATTGAAGATTTTAGCTACTATTTACAAACTAAAACAGAAAGAAATAACCTTACTACAAAAGATCAATCGATGGAAGTTTTGTATTCTACGGGAACATTGAGCAATTTTTTTCAAAACCAAAAGGTCGATTTGCAGTTAGGGTATGAATTCGTAAATAACAAAGGTTTTTCGTTAATTCAAGAGGCAAATAATAGTATTGTTGCTATTCACAAGGTATTGGAAAACTATGATTTCTTTATTTCATCTGAAATCAAAGCAACTGAAAAATTTTCAATTAGACCAGGAATACGCGTTTCTGCTCAATCTAAATTTAAAAATCAACAAGCTTCATCGTTAGGGGTAAGATATTTATTTAATAAAGAAACTGAGTTTCGTGGTTCGTACGGAACTTCTTTTAGGACACCAACTTTTCAAGAATTATATTCAAAACAAATTTTTGATGGACACTTTTTCGCTGGAAACGAAAATTTAATTCCAGAAACAAGTACTTCGTATGAAATGAGTTTAAAAAAAACATCCATTTTATCTTCAGAGTTACAAATTTCTAACACTTTTTCAGGAAGTTTCTTAAATATAAAGGACAGAATTGACATGGCATTAGTGCGATTTAATCCCGATACAGGAAATCCAGAATACGAATACATTAATGTTAGTAAATATAGAATGTGGAACGTATCTACTACAAATCAATTAAAAAAAGAAAATTGGAGTTTTAACTTAGGTAGTTCTGTTATTGGTGTTTCTCAAAAATTAGAAAATCAAATTTTTACATCAAATGAAAAATACTTGTATGCTTTTAATTTAAATAGTAGTGTTTCTTATACGCTTCCAAAATTAACAACAACTTTTTCAATTTATTACAAATTCAACGGAAAAACGCAACAATTTGTTGAAGGAACATCTGAATATATAATCTCAACTATCGATTCAAGTCATTGGTTAGATTTTTCTATTCGAAAAACATTTTTCAAAAATAAATTGGAAACTACAATTGGAGCGAGAAACTTACTGAATGTTACGAACGTCAATCAAACTAAAACAAACGAAGGAGCAGGTCATTCTGCAGCTTCACAAATCATGCTGGCTTATGGACGTTCTTATTTTTTAAAAATCACGTATAACCTTAATTTTTAA
- a CDS encoding DUF6607 family protein: MKKILLTSFLLTTVLSGIAQDKKKEDIKAIKSMCGCYEVEFNFAETFNYSKDTLHYKPSKNKIDYGLEWVELVEDEPNKIVMQHLLIVGKTDDAIVKHWRQDWLYENTDLYQFDKDQTWKYKKISINDAKGQWTQKVYQVDDSPRYEGTATWVHVDGRHFWENTTDAPLPRREHTIRNDYNVLNRTNFHEITKYGWIHDQDNKKIIRSEKDVLLAQEKGHDVYTKVPDSRCVLAQNYWKKNAGLWKNVRNKWAVIFNRKKDLSLNKTVDKQPLFMKLFNLKPEATKEEINNIIDSYVVQ, from the coding sequence ATGAAAAAAATACTATTAACATCATTTCTCTTAACAACTGTATTATCTGGGATTGCTCAAGACAAAAAAAAAGAAGACATTAAAGCCATAAAATCGATGTGTGGCTGTTATGAAGTAGAATTCAATTTTGCAGAAACTTTCAACTATTCAAAAGACACTTTACATTACAAACCTTCTAAAAACAAAATAGATTACGGATTGGAATGGGTGGAATTGGTTGAAGACGAGCCAAACAAAATAGTTATGCAACACCTTTTAATTGTTGGGAAAACAGATGATGCAATTGTAAAACATTGGAGACAAGATTGGTTATATGAAAACACAGATTTATACCAATTTGACAAAGATCAAACCTGGAAGTACAAAAAAATATCTATAAACGATGCTAAAGGACAATGGACACAAAAAGTGTATCAAGTAGATGATAGTCCTCGCTACGAAGGAACAGCAACTTGGGTTCATGTTGACGGAAGACATTTTTGGGAAAATACTACAGATGCTCCACTACCAAGACGTGAACATACCATAAGAAATGACTACAATGTATTGAATAGAACCAATTTTCATGAAATCACAAAATACGGTTGGATTCATGATCAAGACAATAAAAAAATTATACGAAGTGAAAAAGATGTTTTGCTTGCACAAGAAAAAGGACATGATGTTTATACTAAAGTACCTGATTCAAGATGTGTCCTTGCACAAAATTACTGGAAGAAAAATGCAGGATTATGGAAAAATGTAAGAAATAAATGGGCTGTTATTTTTAACAGAAAAAAAGATCTTTCACTAAACAAAACGGTTGACAAACAACCATTATTCATGAAACTTTTCAACTTAAAACCAGAAGCTACAAAAGAAGAAATCAACAACATTATCGATTCATACGTTGTACAATAA
- the argS gene encoding arginine--tRNA ligase encodes MKEGYDLSNEVVKIQVHQQIYKKAIKTIYKNHFFNKHSKIGAEVQQMLLDWEAGKPEVVALWKKMNQWVYDGFEVTYKDLGVEFDSYYYESNTYLLGKEVVQFGLEKGIFEKDPDGSVWIDLTEDGLDRKIVLRSDGTAVYMTQDIGTAIQRVKDNPDVGGMVYTVGNEQDYHFKVLFLILKKLGFDWAEDLFHLSYGMVELPSGKMKSREGTVVDADDLIEEMVVTAKEISEELGKLDGYSEEEKANLYRTIGLGALKYYMLKVDPKKGMMFNPEESVDFAGNTGPFIQYTYARIQSILRKADFDYNVTSNVVEMHEKEKELIKQVALFPEMIQSAAHNHSPALIANYTYDLVKEFNSFYQNVSILGEENLDKKIFRVQLAKQVGETIGLAFSLLGIRVPERM; translated from the coding sequence TTGAAAGAGGGTTATGATTTGTCAAATGAAGTTGTAAAGATTCAGGTTCATCAACAGATTTATAAAAAAGCAATTAAGACTATTTATAAAAACCATTTTTTTAATAAACATAGTAAAATAGGAGCTGAAGTTCAACAAATGCTTTTAGATTGGGAGGCAGGTAAGCCTGAAGTAGTTGCTCTTTGGAAAAAAATGAACCAATGGGTGTACGATGGTTTTGAAGTTACTTATAAAGATTTAGGAGTAGAATTTGATTCTTACTATTACGAGAGTAATACCTATTTATTAGGGAAAGAAGTCGTTCAATTTGGTTTAGAGAAAGGTATTTTTGAAAAAGATCCTGATGGTTCAGTATGGATTGACTTAACTGAAGATGGTTTAGATCGTAAAATTGTATTGCGTTCAGATGGTACTGCGGTGTATATGACACAGGATATTGGAACAGCTATTCAACGTGTAAAAGACAATCCAGATGTTGGCGGAATGGTGTATACCGTAGGAAATGAACAGGATTACCATTTTAAAGTGTTATTCTTAATTCTTAAGAAATTAGGATTTGATTGGGCTGAAGATTTATTCCATTTATCATATGGAATGGTGGAATTGCCTTCTGGTAAAATGAAGTCTCGTGAGGGAACTGTAGTTGATGCTGATGATTTGATTGAGGAAATGGTAGTAACTGCCAAAGAAATTTCTGAAGAGTTAGGAAAATTAGATGGTTATTCTGAAGAAGAAAAAGCTAATTTATATAGAACAATTGGACTTGGAGCTTTAAAATATTACATGCTTAAAGTGGATCCTAAAAAAGGAATGATGTTTAATCCAGAAGAATCTGTTGATTTTGCTGGAAATACAGGTCCTTTCATTCAGTATACTTATGCACGTATTCAATCCATTTTAAGAAAAGCCGATTTTGATTACAATGTTACATCGAACGTAGTCGAGATGCATGAAAAAGAAAAAGAATTAATCAAACAAGTAGCTTTGTTTCCAGAAATGATTCAAAGTGCTGCACACAATCATAGTCCGGCATTAATTGCTAATTACACTTACGATTTAGTTAAAGAATTCAATTCTTTTTATCAAAACGTTTCAATTCTTGGGGAAGAAAATCTAGATAAAAAGATATTCAGAGTACAACTGGCAAAACAAGTTGGGGAAACAATAGGCTTAGCATTTAGTTTGCTAGGAATCCGAGTTCCTGAAAGAATGTAA
- a CDS encoding outer membrane beta-barrel family protein, which yields MKLKAILICLLVWYTGTQAQTSVPPSIPTILGTINGKVIDKKNNEPLPYASVTIKEDGKVISGAMTKDNGSFSVANLPIKTLHVEVVFMGYQKYETDVTLTSEDNSINLKNIALEDEAKQLNEVSVVREKSSVEQKIDRKVITVGKDLLSAGSTAAELMNNIPSVSVDQQNNTVSLRGNENVRIFIDGKPSNLSAAQALQQIPSTSIKQIELITNPSAKYNPEGMSGIINIVLHKNANLGFNGNINTGVVFGKTPKFNGSIDMNYRVNKFNFYTTYSMNHGKNANKGLIHWNEYDSSSDYDMTFDINNFNKNHFTKLGTDFYINDKNTLSFYTIQSFGNPTAIFKNGVDYLDATPDALQIQNTKGNEKNQTYNLAYKHQFEKPEKTLDVELNYNLTEEPENSVFFNENNVLTKTNIINKDGKNLIANIDYTSPISETAKVELGVESRFDGTNNKFNIDGNYNSDFDFNRSIQSAYGNYSKQAGKWSYQLGLRFESYDVNGTFKKVGQDDKSFKDYIFTAYPSAFFTYTPSEKNSFNFNYSRRVDRPNMEQVNEIRQWTGLTVEQIGNSGLKPQFTNSVEANYTRKVKIGSITSGAFFRYIKDDISQVLTSNPYDSNKQLMTFTNFDHNTEYGIEVSGNLDFNKWWNLNFGVDSYFKNNRGIIENRYGDLVDKQINATLFNSRMNHTFKLTKDLRLIWFTMYRAGEKSLQFSNKEMWKMDLGTRLNLLQGKATLSIRYNDLFDTMRSRFNSSEPADLSGEFRWENQTVNVNFSYRFGSGKNKALERKQRDKGDAQGGGMF from the coding sequence ATGAAATTAAAAGCAATTTTAATTTGCTTACTGGTATGGTATACCGGTACGCAAGCACAAACATCTGTACCACCATCAATCCCAACGATACTAGGAACAATCAATGGTAAAGTAATTGACAAAAAAAATAACGAGCCTCTTCCTTATGCTTCGGTTACTATAAAAGAAGACGGTAAAGTTATTTCGGGCGCTATGACAAAAGACAATGGAAGTTTTTCTGTTGCTAACCTTCCAATCAAAACCTTACATGTCGAAGTAGTATTTATGGGCTATCAGAAATATGAAACTGATGTAACCCTTACTAGTGAAGACAACTCTATTAACCTAAAAAATATCGCCTTAGAAGACGAAGCAAAACAACTTAATGAAGTAAGTGTCGTTAGAGAAAAGTCTTCGGTTGAACAAAAAATTGATCGTAAAGTAATCACTGTTGGTAAAGATTTACTTTCGGCTGGTTCTACTGCGGCAGAGTTAATGAATAACATTCCTTCGGTAAGTGTAGATCAACAAAACAACACAGTATCATTACGCGGTAATGAGAACGTAAGAATATTTATTGATGGAAAACCATCAAATCTTTCTGCTGCTCAAGCTTTACAACAAATTCCTTCAACTTCAATCAAACAAATTGAATTGATTACAAATCCTTCAGCGAAATACAACCCTGAAGGAATGAGCGGAATCATCAACATTGTATTACACAAAAATGCAAATCTTGGCTTTAACGGAAACATAAATACCGGTGTTGTATTTGGTAAAACACCAAAATTCAATGGGTCAATCGACATGAATTATAGAGTAAATAAATTCAATTTTTACACAACCTACTCAATGAATCATGGAAAAAATGCCAACAAAGGACTTATACACTGGAATGAATATGATTCTTCAAGTGATTATGATATGACTTTTGACATTAATAATTTCAATAAAAATCATTTCACCAAACTAGGAACTGACTTTTATATTAATGATAAAAACACATTGTCCTTTTATACAATTCAATCGTTTGGCAATCCTACAGCAATTTTCAAAAACGGGGTTGATTATCTTGACGCTACACCTGACGCATTACAAATTCAGAATACAAAAGGAAATGAGAAAAACCAAACCTATAATTTAGCTTACAAACATCAGTTCGAAAAACCTGAAAAAACATTAGATGTTGAATTAAATTACAATCTAACTGAAGAGCCAGAAAACAGTGTCTTTTTTAATGAAAATAATGTTTTAACAAAAACAAACATTATAAACAAAGACGGTAAAAATTTAATCGCAAATATTGATTATACAAGCCCAATAAGTGAAACAGCTAAAGTAGAATTAGGTGTAGAGAGTCGTTTTGATGGAACAAACAACAAATTTAATATAGACGGTAATTATAACTCTGACTTTGATTTTAACAGAAGCATCCAATCTGCTTATGGAAATTACAGCAAACAAGCTGGTAAATGGAGTTACCAATTAGGTTTGCGTTTTGAAAGTTATGATGTTAATGGAACTTTCAAAAAAGTTGGTCAAGATGATAAATCTTTCAAAGATTATATTTTTACAGCGTATCCATCAGCTTTCTTTACTTATACTCCATCTGAAAAAAATTCTTTCAACTTTAATTATTCAAGAAGAGTTGACAGACCAAACATGGAACAAGTAAATGAAATTAGACAATGGACAGGCCTGACAGTCGAACAAATTGGAAACTCAGGCTTAAAACCACAGTTCACAAACTCAGTAGAAGCAAATTATACTAGAAAAGTAAAAATTGGATCAATCACATCTGGAGCATTCTTTAGATACATTAAAGATGATATTTCGCAAGTATTAACAAGCAATCCATACGATTCAAATAAGCAATTAATGACATTCACGAACTTTGACCATAATACAGAATATGGTATAGAAGTTTCAGGAAATTTAGATTTTAACAAATGGTGGAATTTGAACTTTGGGGTAGATAGTTATTTTAAAAACAACAGAGGAATCATTGAAAATAGATATGGCGATTTAGTAGATAAGCAAATCAATGCTACTTTATTCAACTCTAGAATGAACCATACGTTTAAACTTACTAAAGATTTACGACTAATATGGTTTACTATGTACAGAGCTGGTGAAAAAAGTTTACAATTTTCAAACAAAGAAATGTGGAAAATGGATCTAGGAACTCGTTTAAATCTACTTCAAGGTAAAGCAACTTTAAGCATACGTTATAACGATTTATTTGACACAATGCGTTCAAGATTTAATAGCAGTGAGCCTGCAGATCTTTCAGGTGAGTTCCGTTGGGAAAATCAAACTGTAAACGTCAATTTTAGTTACCGTTTTGGAAGTGGTAAAAACAAAGCTTTAGAACGTAAACAAAGAGATAAAGGTGATGCCCAAGGAGGCGGAATGTTTTAA
- a CDS encoding outer membrane beta-barrel family protein translates to MKLKIFIACIMAQFASMNAQTSAPTTVSTNPGTLTGKVVDKRTNEPIPYASVTVKDGATIVSGAITKENGTFTVTNLILKDLTVEVQFMGYKKYVKNFSLSSNDKSANLNIALEEEATQLNEVSVVKERSTIEQKIDRKVVNVGKDLVASGTTASEMLNNVPTLSVDPQTKELSLRGNTNVRVLVDGKPTNIDATQLLQQIPSSSIKQIELITNPSAKYNPEGMSGIINIILHKNANTGFNGSINTGVTFGITPKVNTALNLNYKVGKVNFYTNYGLNHGKNANHGDIQNWQPGLESQQFFKFNNKNTSHLLKLGMDYYINDKNTLSIFTNQNIVDGSGSGNTIVDYYDNFTLPINQDSNQDFTSDSENKTQTYDISFKHDFDKKGENLEVQANFSNTKSPELTNYDQISSPSGTRRLTLNDVKRDTDYLQINVDYVNPLSETLRLELGAETRIQNIENSLFEDITSTTGYTKTTNSGFDFGRNISSVYGTLGKQWGKWSGQFGVRVEHYNITGDFRNVTDSFINSEDINDNQKIKDNIFTVYPSAFVTYKPNEKDAFNFNVSRRVDRPSVGQISPIREWTTPTVESRGNPNLVPQFTNSFEANYTRTMKLGTVTFGAFYRLIYDEISRISYTDPNDDTRRILAWDNFKDNNSLGLELTSNLKLTKWWSANASTDAYFKTVRGTVQNANTKEQEFAEVDVVAFNARLNNTFTATKNLRFTLFGMYRGRDLSLQFERLPMYKMDLGASYSILKGKGTITTRLNDVFQTMHFAFDGNIPYRQKGAFYWESRTLYVGFNYNFGGGKNRALQRKQRDANETQGGGGGLF, encoded by the coding sequence ATGAAATTGAAAATTTTTATTGCTTGCATTATGGCACAATTTGCCAGTATGAATGCGCAAACGTCAGCCCCAACGACGGTAAGTACAAATCCGGGAACATTAACCGGTAAAGTAGTAGACAAAAGAACAAATGAACCAATTCCTTATGCATCAGTTACCGTAAAAGATGGCGCTACTATAGTTTCCGGAGCTATCACTAAAGAAAATGGAACATTTACTGTTACAAATTTAATCTTAAAAGACCTTACTGTTGAAGTTCAGTTCATGGGTTATAAAAAATATGTAAAAAACTTTTCGCTTTCTAGCAATGATAAAAGTGCTAATTTAAACATAGCTCTAGAAGAAGAAGCTACACAACTTAACGAAGTCAGTGTTGTAAAAGAAAGATCAACTATCGAACAAAAAATTGACCGCAAAGTGGTTAATGTTGGTAAAGATTTGGTTGCATCTGGAACAACAGCTTCTGAAATGTTAAACAATGTACCAACTTTAAGCGTTGACCCTCAAACAAAAGAATTAAGTCTTCGTGGCAACACAAATGTGAGAGTTTTAGTTGATGGAAAACCAACTAACATTGATGCAACTCAATTATTACAACAAATTCCTTCATCTTCAATAAAACAAATTGAATTGATTACAAATCCTTCAGCAAAATATAATCCTGAAGGTATGAGTGGAATTATTAACATCATTTTACATAAAAATGCCAATACAGGATTTAATGGAAGTATTAATACTGGAGTTACTTTTGGTATCACTCCAAAAGTAAATACTGCTTTAAACTTAAACTATAAAGTTGGTAAAGTAAATTTTTATACTAATTACGGATTAAATCATGGTAAAAATGCAAATCATGGTGACATCCAAAACTGGCAACCAGGGTTAGAAAGTCAACAGTTTTTTAAATTCAACAATAAAAATACTTCTCATTTATTAAAATTGGGAATGGATTATTATATCAATGACAAGAATACATTGTCAATTTTTACTAACCAAAATATTGTTGATGGAAGTGGATCTGGTAATACAATTGTAGATTATTATGATAATTTTACATTACCAATAAATCAAGATAGTAATCAGGATTTTACCTCTGATTCAGAAAACAAAACACAAACTTACGATATATCATTCAAACATGATTTTGACAAAAAAGGTGAAAATTTAGAAGTCCAAGCTAATTTCTCTAATACAAAATCTCCTGAGTTAACTAATTATGATCAAATAAGTTCACCAAGTGGTACAAGAAGATTAACACTAAATGATGTTAAACGAGATACTGACTACTTACAAATTAATGTTGATTATGTAAATCCTTTATCTGAAACACTTCGTTTAGAATTAGGTGCTGAGACTAGAATTCAAAACATAGAGAACAGTCTATTTGAAGATATTACTTCTACAACAGGATATACTAAAACAACAAATTCTGGTTTTGATTTTGGAAGAAATATTAGTTCTGTATATGGAACATTAGGAAAACAATGGGGTAAATGGAGCGGACAATTTGGTGTCCGTGTTGAACATTACAATATCACAGGTGATTTTAGAAATGTAACCGATTCTTTTATCAATTCAGAAGATATTAATGATAATCAAAAAATTAAAGATAACATTTTTACAGTTTATCCTTCAGCATTCGTGACCTATAAACCTAACGAAAAAGATGCTTTCAACTTTAATGTTTCAAGACGTGTTGATAGACCAAGTGTAGGTCAAATAAGCCCTATTCGTGAATGGACAACTCCAACAGTAGAATCAAGAGGTAATCCTAACTTAGTACCACAGTTTACTAACTCATTTGAAGCAAACTATACACGAACAATGAAGTTAGGAACTGTAACATTTGGAGCATTTTACAGATTAATTTATGATGAAATTTCAAGAATATCATACACTGATCCAAACGATGATACTAGAAGAATTTTAGCATGGGACAACTTCAAAGACAATAATTCATTAGGTTTAGAATTAACATCTAATTTAAAACTAACGAAATGGTGGTCTGCAAACGCAAGTACTGATGCTTACTTTAAGACTGTAAGAGGTACAGTACAAAACGCTAATACAAAAGAACAAGAATTTGCTGAAGTAGATGTTGTTGCTTTCAATGCAAGACTAAACAATACATTTACAGCAACTAAAAACTTACGTTTTACTTTATTTGGAATGTATAGAGGTCGTGATTTGAGTTTACAATTTGAGCGTCTACCAATGTACAAAATGGACTTAGGAGCATCGTATAGCATATTAAAAGGAAAAGGAACTATAACTACACGTCTTAATGATGTTTTCCAAACTATGCATTTTGCTTTTGATGGAAACATACCTTATAGACAAAAAGGAGCATTTTACTGGGAAAGCCGTACACTTTACGTAGGATTTAACTACAACTTTGGTGGTGGAAAAAACAGAGCCCTACAACGTAAACAACGTGATGCAAATGAAACTCAAGGTGGCGGTGGTGGATTATTCTAA
- a CDS encoding peptidylprolyl isomerase, producing MKKSIIIISLFALSCGKPFFNEKWMNEKAPENFQARFETSQGDFEIEFTRNLSPKAVDRVYQQISHNFYNGIVFYRVVPNFVAQFGHMDSTATVNNWDRYKVEDEPVKGSNLKGAISYARSGQNSRGNHLFINLKDNKRLDTVFYNKVKGFPPLGKVTKGMEVVEKLYSGYGNETMEVYDSLAVKRKEFLKKFPKLDSIKKVYILK from the coding sequence ATGAAAAAATCAATCATCATAATTTCTCTTTTTGCATTAAGTTGTGGCAAACCATTTTTTAATGAGAAATGGATGAATGAAAAGGCTCCTGAAAATTTTCAAGCTCGATTTGAAACCTCTCAAGGTGATTTTGAAATTGAATTTACCAGAAATTTATCTCCTAAAGCAGTAGATCGAGTTTATCAACAAATTAGCCATAACTTTTACAACGGAATAGTATTTTATAGAGTAGTTCCTAATTTTGTGGCTCAGTTTGGTCATATGGACTCAACGGCAACTGTTAATAATTGGGACAGGTATAAAGTAGAAGATGAACCTGTAAAAGGGAGTAATCTAAAAGGAGCGATTAGTTATGCCAGATCAGGACAAAATTCTAGAGGCAATCATTTGTTTATCAATTTAAAAGATAATAAACGACTAGATACGGTTTTTTACAACAAAGTAAAAGGTTTTCCTCCGCTAGGAAAAGTAACTAAAGGAATGGAAGTGGTTGAAAAATTATATTCTGGCTATGGAAATGAAACGATGGAAGTTTATGATTCTTTAGCAGTAAAAAGAAAGGAATTCTTAAAAAAATTTCCGAAGTTAGATTCTATCAAAAAAGTTTACATTCTAAAATAA
- a CDS encoding 3-oxoacyl-ACP synthase III family protein yields the protein MYHSKITGLGYYVPDNVVTNDDLSKIMDTNDEWIQERTGIKRRRHVNSQEDTTTSMGVKAAKIAIERAKIDKDDIDFIIFATLSPDYYFPGPGVLVQRDLGLKTVGALDVRNQCSGFVYAISIADQYIKTGMYKNILVIGSEVHSRGLDFTTRGRGVSVIFGDGAGAAILSREEDLTKGILSTHLHSEGQYAEELALIAPGMGKRWVLDILKDNDPDDESYYPHMNGQFVFKNAVVRFSEVIMEGLKTNNLQVSDIDMLIPHQANLRISQFIQQKFQLTDDQVYNNIMDYGNTTAASIPIALTEAWEKGKIKEGDTVVLAAFGSGFTWGSVIIKW from the coding sequence ATGTATCATTCTAAAATTACAGGTTTAGGATATTATGTGCCTGATAATGTGGTGACAAACGATGATTTGTCTAAAATAATGGACACTAATGATGAGTGGATTCAGGAGCGTACAGGAATAAAAAGAAGAAGACATGTAAATAGTCAAGAAGACACTACAACTTCTATGGGAGTTAAAGCTGCCAAAATAGCAATTGAAAGAGCCAAAATAGATAAGGATGATATAGATTTTATCATTTTCGCAACATTAAGTCCAGATTATTATTTCCCAGGACCTGGTGTTTTAGTACAACGTGATTTAGGATTAAAAACGGTAGGAGCACTCGATGTTCGTAATCAATGTTCTGGATTTGTATATGCGATTTCTATTGCAGATCAATATATTAAAACTGGAATGTATAAGAACATTTTAGTAATAGGATCTGAAGTTCATTCACGTGGTCTAGATTTTACTACTCGTGGTCGTGGAGTATCTGTAATTTTTGGTGATGGAGCAGGAGCAGCAATACTTTCAAGAGAAGAAGATTTAACAAAAGGAATTCTTTCTACTCATTTACATTCTGAAGGCCAATATGCAGAAGAATTGGCTTTAATTGCTCCTGGTATGGGTAAACGTTGGGTTTTAGATATTTTGAAAGATAATGATCCTGATGATGAAAGTTATTATCCTCACATGAATGGACAGTTTGTATTTAAAAATGCTGTTGTTCGTTTTAGTGAAGTGATTATGGAAGGTTTGAAAACAAATAATCTTCAAGTATCTGATATTGATATGCTAATTCCTCACCAAGCAAATCTGAGAATTTCACAGTTTATTCAACAAAAGTTCCAGTTAACAGATGACCAAGTGTATAATAATATTATGGACTATGGAAATACAACTGCTGCTTCTATTCCAATTGCTTTAACAGAAGCTTGGGAAAAAGGTAAAATTAAAGAAGGAGATACAGTTGTTCTAGCGGCTTTTGGTTCTGGTTTTACTTGGGGAAGTGTAATCATCAAATGGTAA